DNA from Synechococcales cyanobacterium CNB:
GGGCCGCCGCGTGCAGACGGAAGATCAGGTCGTCCGCCTCCGCGCCGGAGATCATCCCGATCCGGCGCCACTCCTCGGCGCGTTCCGTCGCCTGCCGAACCTGCTCAGCGAACCGCGACTCGAGGAAACTCGGCCGGGCCGCCACGCTTTCGCCCGCGAGGAAACGCCGTAGCTCGGCGTGCAACTCCCCCGCATCGGCGTAGCGGCGTGCAGGCTCGCGCTCCAACGCAACCAGGCAGATACGCTGGATAGCCTCCGGCGTCTGCGGGGCAATCTCCTGCGGCAGCGGGGGATGCTCCGTCTCCGCCATCCGGCGGACCTCCTCGGCCGTCGCGCCGCGGAAGGGCGGCCTGCCCGTGAGCAGTTCGAAGAGCATCACGCCAAGCGAGTAGACGTCGGAGTTCGGAACGGGGCGTGAGGGGCTCCAGCGTTCCGGGGCCGCGTAGCCGGGCGTGCCGCCGCCGGGCGAGGTTCGATCATGTCCCTCCTCGTGCACGCCGCCAACCCGAAGTCCACGATCACCGGCTCGCCCCGCTCATCGACCAGCACGTTCGTCGGCTTGAGGTCGCCGTGCACAAGTCGGGCCGCGTGGAGGGAGGACACGGCATCGACGATTTTCGTGAACACCACGAGTCTGGCTCGAAGGTCGAGTTCGCGCGTGTGCGCGCGAAGATCGCTGCCGGTGATCCAGTCCATCACGATGAAGGGGGTCCGGGTGTCGAGTACGACCTCGTGTACGCGGCAGACGTTCGGGTGCCGCAGCCCCGCCATGGCGCGTGCCTCGGTGATGACGAGCCGGCGCGAGGTCTCGTCTCGCCCCGCCGTGTGGAGCAGTTTGATCGCGACCCGCCGACCGAGTACGGTGTCGGCCGCGGCGAAGACCCGCCCCATGCCGCCGGCCCCGGCCAGCCGCTCGAGGCGGTACCGTTGGCCGACGAGGGCTTGCGCTCCCTCCATGGAGTCGATGGTCGCGGGCGATGCGCCGATATCACCTGCCGCTGTCTGCGCGGTT
Protein-coding regions in this window:
- a CDS encoding serine/threonine protein kinase, which translates into the protein MTHSNSRTTGWGTLPTMSDPSRHREHDPDAPTAQTAAGDIGASPATIDSMEGAQALVGQRYRLERLAGAGGMGRVFAAADTVLGRRVAIKLLHTAGRDETSRRLVITEARAMAGLRHPNVCRVHEVVLDTRTPFIVMDWITGSDLRAHTRELDLRARLVVFTKIVDAVSSLHAARLVHGDLKPTNVLVDERGEPVIVDFGLAACTRRDMIEPRPAAARPATRPRNAGAPHAPFRTPTSTRLA